The window TCGAGCCACGCGTCGCGCAGCTCTTCGACGTTCACGTCGGGGAAGCGTGGCGTCAGCGATTGCTCGATGTGCACCTGGGCACGCAGGAAGTCGCGTCCGAGCTGCGGCAGCTGATCCAGCCGGGCGGCTGCGGCCTTGATCTGCTCGTACTCCAGCAGGCGGCGCACCAGCTCGGCACGCGGATCCTCGGCCTCCTTGCCTTCCTCGCTGCGCTTCGGGGGCAGCAGCATGCGCGACTTGATCTCGATCAGCATCGCCGCCATCAGCAGGTACTCGGCGGCGAGCTCGAGGTTGCGGTCACGGATCTGGTCCACGTAGGCCAGGTACTGCCGCGTCACATCCGCCATCGGGATGTCGAGGATGTTGAAGTTCTGCTTGCGGATCAGGTAGAGCAGCAGATCCAGCGGACCCTCGAAGGTCTCGAGGAAGACCTCCAGTGCGTCGGGTGGG is drawn from Methylibium petroleiphilum PM1 and contains these coding sequences:
- a CDS encoding segregation and condensation protein A — translated: MRATVIGSNDSVVAEGAAPTDVVDQIALARLYGEPLFALPTDLYIPPDALEVFLETFEGPLDLLLYLIRKQNFNILDIPMADVTRQYLAYVDQIRDRNLELAAEYLLMAAMLIEIKSRMLLPPKRSEEGKEAEDPRAELVRRLLEYEQIKAAAARLDQLPQLGRDFLRAQVHIEQSLTPRFPDVNVEELRDAWLDILKRARLVQHHKITREELSVREHMSLVLRRLQGRRFVEFEDLFETQRGPQVMVVTFIAMLELAREHLIELTQAEAFAPLYVRLAYQPS